The following proteins come from a genomic window of Pyxidicoccus sp. MSG2:
- a CDS encoding response regulator has translation MERRVLIVESQNEFALSMATVLKSAGYQTAMAATASDAQRELEKRRPDLVVLRAELPDQSGFVLCGQIKKGKWGQNLKVLLLSSDTGVDGLTQHRQTPGAADGYLVIPFEMGELASMSYGIIPPGTDESDASLDAALNGTPREAPPPMPPPMRTSAGGPPKLPKRERRSAMTDEDRAFLDRAFQSIADRKAELLAESRQLKRPPPRRELMGTPEGKIQILRDELKTREAQLARLSEIWSVRERELLSGEDRLHEKDVELQGLKMQVDDLLRRFNEAQQGMLQKEREHGAAVDDLLLQKFSSEKDLIEVVASKEKDINVLRKEVHNREDELERRVSELENLRGEYDKLEKHLGVVTLEFEVKEQKLQDSLRAHEAEVARLGKRGDDFEAELARTVSERDARYAELSGEIQALQDRLQETEQERDSTVRALEARATAAEEHGTQADAEIVRLNAEREALEARLTQQVADLEGDLARTTSERDQLRLDKDAQETELTQRVEDRDAKIGTLERELSETIARNEQSEAELNANIQQHLERIGELEGEVESVKTHLADREAELSAELQALQQARDELETDLTDRLQALNQAKDALEQDLSQQLEELRSAKAELEADLTGQIQALTQQLEQSQNTGEQLTARVASLEDTVAQREATIEGLQGDVATRDERIAELSGNLEATSQTLAQTQDTLSRTEATLSETQGTLARTEETLSETRGELEATSQTLADTQARLSQTEEALSNTRGELEATSQTLAQTQDTLSSTEATLADTQARLAQTEGSLAETRGELEATSQTLTQTQSALEDTREQLATTTGQRDALQAELEETRGALQETNDTLARTTRERDQRTAELQALGVAKDALEDQLTGQIGQLRGELSETQGHYEAERAAHEKLAAETSAHIQDLTGERDGLRQELEATSQTLEQTQGQLASTRDALGKEQQAHTATRQAAASAQSALESQLNEARNQGEDLGEQLTLTKHELGAAVAEVTRLSSQLAQVEDARGTLEERLHALTEESQRKEELLQNDLASKGKELSDTLRKLTQVTQEKMRQAEVLNREVATRTEQLKAMEAKLQTQAAESKRQADALGQQMAGLNNQLELGKKALADREEQLRAAGTAHQKLTAERNELTTRLQQSEAKLQQQAQQAAQERTEAKKSADDLAAKLAKAEQRVAQLTQEAQARTADAEAKAKDLQGQLATRTKKIQDLELAVENAQGAKARVEKELNARVATAEGKANEAAARLATAQKERKDLETRQLKELEDLSAKQKAELERREAIKTQEVARLQQSVQEKSKALKVAELELARFKSKAPAAAATPAPAKPAAAKAATAPAPVEEEDLAVRTQLNQVIPAAAPAAAKPAAAKAPAKPAAKKAAAPAPAPVVEESEPTDRTVMIQIPAGVAKEDDDWTALVDELDK, from the coding sequence ATGGAGCGTCGGGTCCTCATCGTCGAAAGCCAGAACGAGTTCGCCCTCAGCATGGCCACCGTGCTCAAGAGCGCGGGGTATCAGACGGCCATGGCGGCGACTGCGTCTGACGCGCAGCGTGAGCTGGAAAAGCGTCGGCCGGATCTGGTCGTCCTGCGCGCCGAGCTGCCGGATCAGTCCGGCTTCGTTCTCTGTGGGCAGATCAAGAAGGGCAAGTGGGGACAGAACCTCAAGGTCCTCCTGCTCTCCTCCGACACGGGAGTGGATGGCCTGACGCAGCACCGGCAGACGCCGGGCGCCGCGGACGGCTACCTCGTCATCCCCTTCGAGATGGGAGAGCTCGCGTCCATGAGCTACGGCATCATCCCGCCGGGCACGGACGAATCGGACGCCTCGCTCGACGCGGCGCTCAACGGCACGCCCCGTGAGGCGCCGCCGCCCATGCCGCCCCCCATGCGCACCAGCGCCGGTGGCCCGCCCAAGCTGCCCAAGCGCGAGCGCCGCAGCGCGATGACGGACGAGGACCGCGCCTTCCTCGACCGTGCCTTCCAGTCCATCGCCGACCGCAAGGCGGAGCTGCTCGCCGAGTCCCGCCAGCTCAAGCGCCCGCCCCCGCGGCGCGAGCTGATGGGCACGCCGGAAGGCAAGATTCAAATCCTCCGCGACGAGCTGAAGACGCGCGAGGCCCAGCTCGCCCGCCTCTCCGAAATCTGGAGCGTGCGCGAGCGCGAGCTCCTCTCCGGCGAGGACCGGCTCCACGAGAAGGACGTGGAGCTGCAAGGGCTGAAGATGCAGGTGGACGACCTGCTCCGCCGCTTCAACGAGGCCCAGCAGGGCATGCTCCAGAAGGAGCGCGAGCACGGCGCCGCCGTGGACGACCTGCTCCTCCAGAAGTTCTCCTCGGAGAAGGACCTCATCGAGGTCGTGGCCTCCAAGGAGAAGGACATCAACGTCCTTCGCAAGGAGGTCCACAACCGCGAGGACGAGCTGGAGCGCCGCGTCTCCGAGCTGGAGAACCTCCGCGGCGAGTACGACAAGCTGGAGAAGCACCTCGGCGTCGTCACGCTGGAGTTCGAGGTCAAGGAGCAGAAGCTCCAGGACTCCCTCCGCGCCCACGAGGCGGAAGTCGCCCGCCTGGGCAAGCGCGGTGACGACTTCGAGGCCGAGCTGGCCCGCACCGTCAGCGAGCGCGACGCGCGCTACGCAGAGCTGAGCGGAGAGATTCAGGCGCTCCAGGACCGGCTCCAGGAGACGGAGCAGGAGCGCGACAGCACCGTCCGCGCCCTGGAGGCGCGCGCCACCGCCGCCGAGGAGCACGGCACCCAGGCGGACGCCGAAATCGTCCGGCTCAACGCCGAGCGCGAGGCCCTGGAGGCCCGCCTCACGCAGCAGGTGGCCGACCTGGAAGGCGACCTCGCGCGCACCACCAGCGAGCGTGACCAGCTCCGGCTGGACAAGGACGCCCAGGAGACCGAGCTCACCCAGCGCGTCGAGGACCGCGACGCGAAGATTGGCACCCTCGAGCGCGAGCTGTCGGAGACCATCGCCCGCAACGAGCAGAGCGAGGCGGAGCTCAACGCCAACATCCAGCAGCACCTGGAGCGCATCGGCGAGCTGGAGGGCGAGGTCGAGTCCGTCAAGACGCACCTGGCGGACCGCGAGGCGGAGCTCTCCGCCGAGCTGCAGGCCCTGCAGCAGGCCAGGGACGAGCTGGAGACGGACCTCACCGACCGCCTCCAGGCGCTCAACCAGGCCAAGGACGCCCTGGAGCAGGACCTCTCCCAGCAGTTGGAGGAGCTGCGCTCCGCCAAGGCCGAGCTGGAGGCGGACCTCACCGGCCAGATCCAGGCGCTCACCCAGCAGCTCGAGCAGTCGCAGAACACGGGCGAGCAGCTCACCGCGCGCGTGGCATCGCTGGAGGACACCGTCGCCCAGCGCGAGGCCACCATCGAGGGCCTGCAAGGCGACGTGGCGACGCGCGACGAGCGCATCGCCGAGCTGAGCGGCAACCTGGAGGCCACGAGCCAGACGCTCGCGCAGACGCAGGACACGCTGTCGCGCACGGAGGCCACCCTCTCCGAGACGCAGGGCACGCTGGCCCGCACCGAGGAGACGCTCTCCGAGACGCGCGGCGAGCTGGAGGCCACCTCCCAGACGCTGGCGGACACGCAGGCACGCCTCTCCCAGACGGAAGAGGCCCTGTCCAACACCCGCGGCGAGCTGGAGGCCACCAGCCAGACGCTCGCGCAGACGCAGGACACCCTCTCCTCCACGGAAGCGACGCTCGCGGACACGCAGGCGCGGCTGGCCCAGACGGAGGGCTCGCTGGCGGAGACGCGCGGCGAGCTGGAGGCCACCAGCCAGACGCTGACGCAGACGCAGTCCGCGCTGGAGGACACGCGCGAGCAGCTCGCCACCACCACCGGCCAGCGCGACGCGCTCCAGGCCGAGCTGGAGGAGACGCGCGGCGCGCTCCAGGAGACGAACGACACCCTGGCCCGCACCACCCGCGAGCGCGACCAGCGCACCGCGGAGCTGCAGGCCCTGGGCGTGGCGAAGGACGCGCTGGAGGACCAGCTCACCGGCCAGATTGGCCAGCTGCGCGGCGAGCTGTCCGAGACGCAGGGCCACTACGAGGCCGAGCGCGCCGCCCACGAGAAGCTGGCCGCCGAGACGAGCGCGCACATCCAGGACCTCACGGGCGAGCGCGACGGGCTTCGCCAGGAGCTGGAGGCCACCAGCCAGACGCTGGAGCAGACGCAGGGCCAGCTCGCCTCCACCCGCGATGCGCTGGGCAAGGAGCAGCAGGCCCACACCGCCACGCGGCAGGCCGCGGCCAGCGCCCAGTCCGCGCTGGAGTCGCAGCTCAACGAGGCGCGCAACCAGGGCGAGGACCTGGGCGAGCAGCTCACGCTCACCAAGCATGAGCTGGGCGCCGCCGTCGCCGAGGTGACGCGGCTGTCCTCGCAGCTGGCACAGGTGGAGGATGCGCGCGGCACCCTCGAGGAGCGGCTGCACGCGCTCACCGAGGAGTCGCAGCGCAAGGAGGAGCTGCTCCAGAACGACCTGGCCAGCAAGGGCAAGGAGCTGTCCGACACGCTCCGCAAGCTCACCCAGGTGACGCAGGAGAAGATGCGTCAGGCCGAGGTGCTCAACCGCGAGGTGGCCACCCGGACCGAGCAGCTCAAGGCGATGGAGGCAAAGCTCCAGACGCAGGCCGCCGAGTCGAAGCGTCAGGCCGACGCGCTCGGCCAGCAGATGGCCGGCCTCAACAACCAGCTGGAGCTGGGCAAGAAGGCCCTCGCCGACCGCGAGGAGCAGCTGCGCGCCGCGGGCACCGCCCACCAGAAGCTGACCGCCGAGCGCAACGAGCTGACCACCCGCCTCCAGCAGTCCGAGGCGAAGCTCCAGCAGCAGGCCCAGCAGGCGGCCCAGGAGCGCACAGAGGCGAAGAAGTCGGCGGACGACCTGGCCGCGAAGCTGGCCAAGGCCGAGCAGCGCGTCGCCCAGCTCACCCAGGAGGCCCAGGCCCGCACCGCCGATGCGGAGGCGAAGGCCAAGGACCTGCAGGGGCAGCTCGCCACGCGCACGAAGAAGATCCAGGACCTGGAGCTGGCGGTGGAGAACGCGCAGGGCGCCAAGGCCCGCGTGGAGAAGGAGCTCAACGCCCGCGTGGCCACCGCCGAGGGCAAGGCCAACGAGGCCGCGGCCCGGCTCGCCACCGCGCAGAAGGAGCGCAAGGACCTGGAGACGCGGCAGCTCAAGGAGCTGGAGGACCTCTCCGCGAAGCAGAAGGCGGAGCTGGAGCGCCGCGAGGCCATCAAGACCCAGGAAGTGGCCCGCCTGCAGCAGTCCGTGCAGGAGAAGAGCAAGGCCCTCAAGGTCGCCGAGCTGGAGCTGGCCCGCTTCAAGAGCAAGGCTCCCGCCGCCGCCGCCACCCCGGCCCCCGCGAAGCCCGCCGCGGCGAAGGCGGCCACCGCCCCCGCCCCCGTGGAGGAGGAGGACCTGGCCGTGAGGACGCAGCTCAACCAGGTCATCCCGGCCGCCGCGCCCGCCGCGGCGAAGCCCGCCGCCGCGAAGGCCCCGGCGAAGCCCGCCGCGAAGAAGGCCGCGGCCCCCGCCCCGGCCCCTGTCGTCGAGGAGTCCGAGCCCACCGACCGCACCGTGATGATCCAGATTCCCGCCGGCGTCGCGAAGGAAGACGACGACTGGACGGCCCTGGTCGACGAGCTCGACAAGTAG
- a CDS encoding AAA family ATPase, translating into MSTPSTVDGRGFSSVADAEERLEQVGYLSSPEIATAAFLADRMDKPILVEGPAGVGKTELAKALAQALGREFIRLQCYEGLDEAKALYEWEYAKQLLYTQLLKDKIGEMVEGARTLTEAADKLASSDAVFFSERFLLPRPILKAQLSEHPALLLVDEIDKADPEFEAFLLEVLSDNAVTIPELGTFRAKHIPRVILTSNNARELSDALKRRCLHLHIDFPDRERELRIVRSRLPGVPQVLAEQVVEAVAAIRTLDLKKAPSISETLDWAQSLALLNAEQLTSDLVASTLNLVLKYEGDIEKAKANLPQIAQA; encoded by the coding sequence GTGAGCACCCCTTCGACGGTAGATGGCCGCGGCTTCAGCAGCGTGGCGGACGCGGAAGAGCGCCTGGAGCAGGTGGGCTACCTCTCCTCCCCCGAAATCGCCACCGCGGCCTTCCTCGCGGACCGGATGGACAAGCCCATCCTCGTCGAGGGCCCCGCCGGCGTGGGCAAGACGGAATTGGCCAAGGCGCTCGCCCAGGCCCTGGGCCGCGAGTTCATCCGCCTCCAGTGCTACGAGGGCCTGGACGAGGCCAAGGCGCTGTACGAGTGGGAGTACGCCAAGCAGCTGCTCTACACCCAGCTGCTCAAGGACAAGATTGGCGAGATGGTGGAGGGCGCCCGCACGCTGACCGAGGCCGCGGACAAGCTGGCCTCCAGCGACGCGGTGTTCTTCTCCGAGCGCTTCCTGCTGCCGCGCCCCATCCTCAAGGCCCAGCTCTCCGAGCACCCCGCCCTGCTGCTGGTGGACGAAATCGACAAGGCGGACCCGGAGTTCGAGGCCTTCCTCCTCGAAGTCCTGTCGGACAACGCCGTCACCATCCCCGAGCTGGGCACCTTCCGCGCGAAGCACATCCCCCGCGTCATCCTCACGTCCAACAACGCCCGCGAGCTGTCGGACGCGCTCAAGCGCCGCTGCCTGCACCTGCACATCGACTTCCCGGACCGCGAGCGCGAGCTGCGCATCGTCAGGTCGCGCCTGCCCGGCGTCCCGCAGGTGCTGGCAGAACAGGTGGTGGAAGCCGTCGCCGCCATCCGCACGCTGGACTTGAAGAAGGCGCCCTCCATCAGCGAGACGCTGGACTGGGCGCAGAGCCTGGCCCTGCTCAACGCGGAGCAGCTCACCTCGGACCTGGTGGCCTCCACGCTCAACCTCGTCCTCAAGTACGAGGGCGACATCGAGAAGGCCAAAGCCAACCTCCCGCAGATTGCCCAGGCCTGA
- a CDS encoding patatin-like phospholipase family protein: MLLKERFQINRPLEELELNLVRATMASPHLLDAREEAILRTALSLARLYKVQHGGLDVGVGALLTPFREEVERRLTPVLGGPRPPTRDRLVPHVRDLREHAARARDAVAQRLRERVPVEALDREIRHKELVLVAGGGGGTAFVYLGVMSLLDEHGLEPKLIAGASMGAILAIMRARMARFDPTEMINIVRGLSFRKLFRFISTESRYGLPAALRLFLRAGLGRFFGAGPEGSGLRLKDLPIPTLISVGGIRRGMLPRPLEYYERLLGTSPLGLLNPAGVARRIQAAMGAMAELFTRPEITVRLHLGADDATADFDALDAAGFSSALPGVIHYDVLREDPRMHGLLDGLLAQHGVARLIDGGLVDNLPAKAAWKAVARGRIGTRNTLILGLDGFAPRLATPFWLPLQRLAAMTVTPNLPYAHHIKRFSRTLSPLEVVPNVELASKALHLGRKALAEDMPFLRRMLTPLPPVL, encoded by the coding sequence GTGCTGCTGAAGGAACGCTTCCAGATCAATCGGCCGCTCGAGGAGCTGGAGCTCAACCTCGTGCGCGCCACCATGGCCTCCCCGCACCTGCTGGACGCGCGTGAGGAGGCCATCCTGCGCACCGCGCTGTCGCTGGCACGCCTCTACAAGGTGCAGCACGGCGGGCTGGACGTCGGCGTGGGCGCGCTGCTCACCCCTTTTCGCGAAGAGGTGGAGCGGCGCCTGACGCCCGTGCTCGGTGGCCCGCGCCCGCCCACGCGCGACAGGCTGGTGCCCCACGTGCGTGACTTGCGCGAGCACGCCGCGCGGGCCCGGGACGCGGTGGCGCAGCGGCTGCGCGAGCGGGTGCCGGTGGAGGCGCTGGACCGGGAAATCCGCCACAAGGAACTGGTGCTGGTGGCGGGCGGCGGCGGAGGCACCGCGTTCGTCTACCTGGGCGTCATGAGCCTTCTGGACGAGCACGGCCTGGAGCCGAAGCTGATTGCCGGTGCGTCCATGGGGGCCATCCTCGCCATCATGCGCGCGCGCATGGCGCGCTTCGACCCCACGGAGATGATCAACATCGTCCGGGGACTGTCGTTCCGGAAGCTCTTCCGCTTCATCTCCACGGAGAGCCGCTACGGGCTGCCCGCCGCGCTGCGGTTGTTCCTGCGCGCGGGGCTGGGGCGCTTCTTCGGCGCGGGCCCCGAGGGCAGTGGCCTGCGGCTCAAGGACCTTCCCATCCCCACGCTCATCTCCGTGGGTGGCATCCGCCGCGGCATGCTGCCCCGCCCGCTGGAGTACTACGAGCGCCTGCTGGGCACGAGCCCGCTGGGCCTGCTCAACCCCGCGGGCGTGGCCCGGCGCATCCAGGCGGCCATGGGCGCCATGGCGGAGCTGTTCACCCGCCCGGAAATCACCGTCCGCCTCCACCTGGGCGCGGACGACGCCACCGCCGACTTCGACGCGCTGGACGCCGCGGGCTTCTCCTCCGCCCTGCCCGGCGTCATCCACTACGACGTGCTGCGCGAGGACCCGCGCATGCACGGCCTGCTGGACGGGCTGCTGGCGCAACACGGCGTGGCGCGCCTCATCGACGGAGGGCTGGTGGACAACCTGCCCGCGAAGGCCGCGTGGAAGGCCGTGGCGCGCGGGCGCATCGGCACTCGCAACACGCTCATCCTCGGGCTGGACGGCTTCGCGCCCCGGCTGGCCACGCCCTTCTGGCTGCCCCTGCAGCGGCTGGCCGCGATGACCGTGACCCCCAACCTGCCCTACGCACACCACATCAAGCGGTTCTCCCGCACGCTGTCGCCGCTGGAAGTCGTGCCCAACGTGGAGCTGGCCTCGAAGGCCCTGCACCTGGGCCGCAAGGCGCTGGCCGAGGACATGCCCTTCCTGCGCCGCATGCTCACCCCGCTGCCCCCCGTGTTGTGA
- a CDS encoding branched-chain amino acid transaminase, producing MSSTSSSTLRADQIWLDGKMVKWDEGQVHVMTHALHYGLGVFEGIRAYKTHDGRLAVFRLREHIRRLLDSAHIIQLKMPYSEDELVEACLELLRRQKTLFANGAYLRPVAFMGDGAMGLGAVNPTRVSVTAWDWGAYLGDKGMKEGIRAKVSSFTRMHVNVNMVRGKITGQYVNSILAKREAVNAGYDEAILLDISGFVAEASGENIFMVNKKGIIKTPPLSSPILDGITRDTVLQLLRDSGRPVEEVTFTRDALYIGNEIFFTGTAAEITPVREVDNRTVGTGQVGPISKFVQETYFRTVRGQEPRYAEWLTYV from the coding sequence ATGAGCTCGACCTCGAGTAGCACGTTGCGCGCGGATCAGATCTGGCTCGATGGGAAGATGGTGAAGTGGGACGAGGGCCAGGTCCACGTGATGACGCACGCGCTCCACTACGGGCTCGGCGTCTTCGAGGGCATCCGGGCGTACAAGACGCATGATGGCCGGCTGGCCGTGTTCCGGCTGCGCGAGCACATCCGCCGCCTGCTCGACTCCGCCCACATCATCCAGCTGAAGATGCCCTACTCCGAGGACGAGCTGGTCGAGGCGTGCCTGGAGCTGCTGCGCCGCCAGAAGACGCTGTTCGCCAACGGCGCCTACCTGCGCCCGGTGGCCTTCATGGGCGACGGCGCCATGGGCCTGGGCGCCGTGAATCCCACCCGCGTGTCCGTCACCGCCTGGGACTGGGGCGCGTACCTGGGCGACAAGGGCATGAAGGAGGGCATCCGCGCCAAGGTCAGCTCGTTCACGCGCATGCACGTCAACGTCAACATGGTCCGCGGCAAGATTACGGGCCAGTACGTCAACTCCATCCTCGCCAAGCGCGAGGCCGTCAACGCGGGCTACGACGAGGCCATCCTCCTGGACATCAGCGGCTTCGTGGCCGAGGCGTCCGGCGAGAACATCTTCATGGTGAACAAGAAGGGCATCATCAAGACGCCCCCCCTGTCCTCACCCATCCTGGACGGCATCACCCGCGACACGGTGCTCCAGTTGCTGCGCGACAGCGGCCGCCCGGTGGAGGAGGTGACGTTCACCCGTGACGCCCTCTACATCGGCAATGAGATCTTCTTCACCGGCACCGCCGCCGAAATCACCCCGGTGCGCGAGGTGGACAACCGCACCGTGGGCACCGGCCAGGTCGGCCCCATCAGCAAGTTCGTGCAGGAGACCTACTTCCGCACCGTGCGCGGCCAGGAGCCCCGCTACGCGGAGTGGCTCACCTACGTCTGA
- a CDS encoding AAA family ATPase: MAPAGYAYDDNPFKLENPSILDIAPAEPKSVEETGLKMGLLADIALKFLYYAGTGTGMAIAEEMRLPWPGVIEHVVDFLTTEKLVDLRGGKGFGRASVEFILTEKGREYARDALTRTTYVGPAPVPIEQYNALITSQTEETPVVSQEELVMALSHLTVPAELMDKLGPAVNSGRSLFLYGPPGNGKTSLAEAVSHMFGGEVYVPHCLEIGNQIIQVHDRLIHTPVSLENGGDTSGRRQTFEMDNRWMLCRRPAVVVGGELTLETLDLIYSESTRFYEAPFQVKANGGMLLIDDFGRQKVHPTDLLNRWIVPLEKRVDFLTLHTGKKFEIPFDQLLVFSTNLDPKELVDEAFLRRIKYKIEVGNPDEESYREIFRRVCEAAGIPYVEQAVTYLVEHYYKPRSMDLRACHPRDLVSLIKDAARYRQIPPALSKDLLDQACEVFLVNL; the protein is encoded by the coding sequence ATGGCTCCCGCTGGCTACGCGTACGACGACAATCCGTTCAAGCTCGAGAACCCGTCCATCCTCGACATCGCTCCGGCCGAGCCGAAGTCGGTGGAGGAGACGGGGCTCAAGATGGGCCTGCTGGCCGACATCGCCCTGAAGTTCCTGTACTACGCGGGCACCGGCACGGGCATGGCCATCGCCGAGGAGATGCGCCTGCCATGGCCGGGCGTCATCGAGCACGTGGTGGACTTCCTCACCACCGAGAAGCTGGTGGACCTGCGCGGCGGCAAGGGCTTCGGCCGCGCCTCCGTGGAGTTCATCCTCACGGAGAAGGGCCGCGAGTACGCGCGCGACGCGCTCACCCGCACCACCTACGTCGGCCCCGCGCCCGTCCCCATCGAGCAGTACAACGCCCTCATCACCAGCCAGACGGAGGAGACGCCCGTCGTCAGCCAGGAGGAACTGGTGATGGCGCTCAGCCACCTCACCGTCCCCGCCGAGCTGATGGACAAGCTGGGCCCCGCGGTGAACTCGGGCCGCTCGCTGTTCCTCTACGGCCCGCCCGGCAACGGCAAGACGAGCCTCGCCGAGGCCGTCTCCCACATGTTCGGCGGCGAGGTGTACGTCCCGCACTGCCTCGAAATCGGCAATCAGATCATCCAGGTCCATGACCGGCTCATCCACACGCCGGTGTCCCTGGAGAATGGCGGCGACACGTCCGGCCGCCGGCAGACCTTCGAAATGGACAACCGCTGGATGCTCTGCCGCCGGCCCGCCGTCGTCGTGGGCGGCGAGCTGACGCTGGAGACGCTGGACCTCATCTACTCGGAGAGCACCCGCTTCTACGAGGCGCCGTTCCAGGTGAAGGCCAACGGCGGCATGCTCCTCATCGACGACTTCGGCCGCCAGAAGGTCCACCCCACGGACCTGCTCAACCGCTGGATCGTCCCCCTGGAGAAGCGGGTGGACTTCCTCACCCTCCACACGGGCAAGAAGTTCGAGATTCCCTTCGACCAGCTCCTCGTCTTCTCCACCAACCTGGACCCCAAGGAGCTGGTGGACGAGGCCTTCCTCCGCCGCATCAAGTACAAAATCGAGGTCGGAAACCCCGACGAGGAGTCATACCGGGAGATCTTCCGCCGCGTCTGCGAGGCGGCGGGCATCCCCTACGTGGAGCAGGCGGTCACCTACCTCGTCGAGCACTACTACAAGCCCCGCAGCATGGACCTGCGCGCCTGCCACCCTCGGGACCTGGTCTCCCTCATCAAGGACGCCGCCCGCTACCGGCAGATACCGCCAGCGCTCTCCAAGGACCTGCTCGACCAGGCGTGCGAGGTCTTCCTCGTCAATCTGTGA
- a CDS encoding Fic family protein, with product MKERYQDIDEKNEALREYLDIYKEKQPAREFLDRLEMSWIYHDAALEGVVYTHQELMAALFPGRTNAEASMIPVVLEIRNHKAVCDYIREEAAGAKKQAQITLTTIKRMHDLFLGNTPEAQTERARMERRERTEKELAKERDRSGLRKDMPLHRTYFHDISQPAKIQGELEKLVDYTASAEFREFHPIKQAATVQHRFLQIFPFTEHSGKVGRMCSNLILVRNGYMPAIIHSIDRQRYYESFRGPVAAFRTVLMDAMENSLDNGVKFFKDLARKYKAINS from the coding sequence GTGAAGGAACGCTACCAGGACATCGACGAGAAGAACGAGGCGCTGCGCGAGTACCTCGATATCTACAAGGAAAAGCAGCCGGCGCGCGAGTTCCTCGACAGGCTCGAGATGTCGTGGATCTACCACGACGCGGCTCTGGAGGGCGTCGTCTACACCCACCAGGAGCTGATGGCCGCGCTCTTCCCCGGCCGTACCAACGCGGAAGCGTCCATGATTCCGGTGGTCCTCGAGATCCGGAACCACAAGGCCGTCTGCGACTACATCCGTGAGGAGGCGGCGGGCGCCAAGAAGCAGGCGCAAATCACGCTCACCACCATCAAGCGGATGCACGACCTGTTCCTGGGCAACACGCCCGAGGCACAGACGGAGCGCGCCCGGATGGAGCGGCGCGAGCGCACGGAGAAGGAACTGGCGAAGGAGCGAGACCGCTCCGGGCTGCGCAAGGACATGCCGCTGCACCGCACGTACTTCCACGACATCTCCCAGCCCGCCAAGATTCAGGGCGAGCTGGAGAAGCTGGTGGACTACACGGCGAGCGCGGAGTTCCGCGAATTCCACCCCATCAAGCAGGCCGCCACCGTGCAGCACCGGTTCCTGCAGATCTTCCCCTTCACCGAGCACAGCGGGAAGGTGGGGCGCATGTGCAGCAACCTCATCCTCGTGCGCAATGGCTACATGCCGGCCATCATCCACTCCATCGACCGGCAGCGGTACTACGAGTCCTTCCGGGGACCCGTGGCCGCGTTCCGCACGGTGTTGATGGACGCCATGGAGAACTCGCTCGACAACGGCGTGAAGTTCTTCAAGGACCTCGCCCGCAAGTACAAGGCCATCAACAGCTAG
- a CDS encoding DHH family phosphoesterase, which translates to MPVTHSFNSRRGNGAPGVVPGGPPGGELSEPPPPRLATLPARDKLERLLRVAKGHKKALILTHDNPDPDSMAAAVALAQLLERRANMEAHVGYGGIIGRAENIAFVKVLRLPISHVSQIDFDDYDLFGLVDTQPKVGNHSLPAKLEAHIVVDHHPLREESLQSPFADVGGDFGATSTMLVEYLRAARLEPSEEVATALFYGLKADTRDLGRETTQTDVDSYLWLFPRMDKSMLAQIEHPELPARYFQLYHTAFERAKVYGTAIITDLEEVYSPDMVAEVAERLMFLEGTKWSLAFGTYRNQLYMSLRVKDRRMNAGRLIREIFEDYGGSSGGHGSMAGARLPLSGKAAQRKALKRELVNRFKEAFGVAGERPVSLLCAQDT; encoded by the coding sequence ATGCCTGTGACCCACTCCTTCAACAGCCGCCGCGGTAACGGAGCCCCCGGGGTCGTCCCCGGTGGCCCCCCGGGAGGCGAGCTGTCGGAGCCTCCGCCACCACGACTCGCCACGTTGCCCGCGCGCGACAAGCTGGAGCGGCTCCTCCGTGTGGCGAAGGGCCACAAGAAGGCCCTCATCCTCACTCACGACAATCCGGATCCGGACTCCATGGCGGCGGCGGTGGCGCTCGCCCAGTTGCTGGAGCGCAGGGCGAACATGGAGGCCCACGTCGGCTACGGCGGCATCATCGGCCGGGCGGAGAACATCGCCTTCGTGAAGGTGCTGCGCCTGCCGATTTCGCACGTGTCGCAGATTGACTTCGACGACTACGACCTCTTCGGCCTCGTGGACACGCAGCCCAAGGTGGGCAACCACTCGCTGCCGGCGAAGCTGGAAGCGCACATCGTCGTGGACCACCACCCGCTGCGCGAGGAGAGCCTGCAGTCGCCCTTCGCCGACGTGGGCGGTGACTTCGGCGCCACGTCCACCATGCTGGTGGAGTACCTGCGCGCGGCGCGGCTGGAGCCCTCCGAGGAGGTGGCCACCGCCCTCTTCTACGGCCTCAAGGCGGACACGCGAGACCTGGGCCGCGAGACGACGCAGACGGACGTGGACAGCTACCTGTGGCTGTTCCCGCGCATGGACAAGTCGATGCTCGCGCAGATCGAGCACCCGGAGCTGCCGGCGCGGTACTTCCAGCTGTACCACACGGCCTTCGAGCGGGCGAAGGTGTACGGCACCGCCATCATCACGGATTTGGAGGAGGTCTACTCCCCGGACATGGTGGCGGAAGTGGCGGAGAGGCTGATGTTCCTCGAGGGCACGAAGTGGTCGCTCGCCTTCGGCACCTACCGCAACCAGCTCTACATGAGCCTGCGGGTGAAGGACCGGCGGATGAACGCGGGCCGCCTCATCCGCGAAATCTTCGAGGACTACGGCGGCTCCTCGGGAGGCCACGGCAGCATGGCGGGCGCGCGGCTGCCGCTGTCCGGCAAGGCGGCGCAGCGCAAGGCGCTCAAGCGCGAGCTGGTGAATCGCTTCAAGGAAGCCTTTGGCGTCGCGGGCGAGCGGCCCGTGTCGCTGCTGTGCGCGCAGGACACGTGA